From Glycine max cultivar Williams 82 chromosome 11, Glycine_max_v4.0, whole genome shotgun sequence, the proteins below share one genomic window:
- the LOC100776165 gene encoding Probable xyloglucan endotransglucosylase/hydrolase protein 32-like precursor: MPSSLSSFLRMAPILSLLVLSCVICSSSAQGPPSPGYYPSSKISPVSFYQGFRNLWGSQHQRLDQGSLTIWLDSNSGSGFKSLHSYRSGYFGAAIKLQPGYTAGVITSLYLSNNQDHPGNHDEIDIEFLGTTPDKPYVLQTNVYIRGSGDGNIIGREMKFHLWFDPTQDFHNYGILWKPNEIIFFVDDVPIRRYPRKSDATYPSRPMYVYGSIWDASSWATEDGKYKANYNYQPFVGRYKNFKLQGCTSESSASCKPPSFSPSGFGSLSPQQFRAMQWVQNNYMVYNYCHDPRRDHTFIPEC, from the exons ATGCCATCATCACTATCCTCTTTCCTCCGTATGGCTCCTATTCTCTCCCTTCTTGTACTCTCATGTGTGATTTGTTCTAGTAGTGCTCAGGGACCACCTTCACCTGGCTACTATCCTAGTTCTAAAATTAGTCCTGTTAGTTTTTATCAAGGGTTTAGAAACCTCTGGGGATCTCAGCATCAGAGACTAGACCAGGGCTCATTGACAATCTGGCTTGACTCTAACTCAG GAAGTGGATTCAAGTCACTTCACTCTTATCGATCTGGTTACTTTGGTGCTGCCATTAAGCTTCAACCTGGTTACACTGCAGGAGTCATTACATCATTATAT CTTTCAAACAACCAGGACCACCCCGGAAACCATGATGAAATTGACATTGAGTTCCTTGGCACCACTCCAGATAAACCATATGTCTTGCAGACAAATGTATACATAAGAGGAAGTGGAGATGGGAATATTATTGGAAGGGAGATGAAGTTTCATCTTTGGTTTGACCCAACACAGGATTTTCACAATTATGGCATTCTATGGAAACCGAATGAGATAAT ATTTTTTGTGGATGATGTCCCCATAAGGAGGTATCCTAGGAAAAGTGATGCCACATACCCCTCAAGGCCAATGTATGTGTATGGGTCAATATGGGATGCATCTTCTTGGGCAACAGAGGATGGAAAATACAAAGCTAATTATAATTACCAACCCTTCGTTGGTAGGTATAAAAACTTCAAACTTCAAGGTTGCACTAGTGAAAGCTCTGCCTCATGCAAGCCACCTTCTTTCTCGCCATCTGGCTTTGGTAGTCTAAGCCCTCAGCAGTTTAGGGCAATGCAATGGGTCCAAAACAACTACATGGTCTACAATTATTGCCATGACCCTAGGAGAGACCACACATTTATCCCAGAGTGTTAG